From one Eriocheir sinensis breed Jianghai 21 unplaced genomic scaffold, ASM2467909v1 Scaffold146, whole genome shotgun sequence genomic stretch:
- the LOC126990137 gene encoding activating molecule in BECN1-regulated autophagy protein 1B-like: protein MESVLIHGRLEEFCVQAQTVSLLTVQEADRDRQGRSLEAAEHGEEMSPDRKRAGWPVLPRTLWMTVTSQRVGEDSQAVALQAEPQHASAQPENPMDDMFLEGKMEVGEEVRRQCHDPMLAPTPVLLARREVPARHPRATTTQLHHISEEMLVYRKHNLLSCQLPGSPKSTFLMVFSPDGSKVASTHGDHNIYVSEVNTGQCICTLEGHPRTPWCVAFHPASNEIVASGCLGGEVRVWGLKGGSEVWTTEKSTVIASLAFHPTDKVLVIATYNEIYFWDWFQPQPFTKICTADEKEKVRYVKFDPLGHKLITGSPTCPTRGRVALHPPHALALELVEREQRYSQLSSQYLSLVSHLRP from the exons ATGGAAA GTGTCTTGATCCACGGCCGCCTTGAAGAGTTCTGCGTCCAGGCCCAGACGGTGAGCCTGCTGACTGTCCAGGAggcagacagggacagacagggacGCAGTTTGGAGGCTGCTGA ACATGGCGAGGAAATGTCTCCAGACAGGAAGCGTGCTGGCTGGCCTGTGCTGCCGAGGACTCTTTGGATGACAGTGACCAGCCAGCGTGTTGGTGAAGACTCTCAGGCTGTTGCTCTTCAAGCAGAGCCTCAACATGCCTCGGCTCAACCTGAAAATCCT ATGGATGACATGTTTCTGGAGGGCAagatggaggtgggggaggaggtgcgGCGGCAGTGCCATGACCCTATGCTGGCCCCCACGCCGGTGCTGCTGGCTCGACGCGAGGTTCCGGCGCGCCACCCCCGGGCCACCACCACGCAGCTGCATCACATCAGCGAGGAGATGCTGGTTTACCGCAAGCACAAcctcctctcctgccaactgccCGGCTCACCCAAGTCCACGTTCCTTATGGTATTCAGCCCCGATGG GTCAAAGGTCGCCTCCACCCACGGCGACCACAACATCTACGTCAGCGAGGTCAACACAGGTCAGTGCATCTGTACGCTGGAGGGACACCCGCGAACCCCGTGGTGTGTGGCCTTCCACCCCGCCTCCAACGAGATAGTGGCCTCGGGCTGCCTCGGCGGGGAGGTGCGCGTGTGGGGCCTCAAG GGCGGCAGTGAGGTGTGGACGACAGAGAAGAGCACGGTGATCGCCTCCCTCGCCTTCCACCCCACGGACAAGGTGCTGGTCATCGCCACCTACAATGAGATATACTTCTGGGATTGGTTCCAGCCGCAGCCCTTCACCAAGATATGCACGgctgatgagaaggagaaagtcag GTACGTCAAATTCGACCCGCTCGGCCACAAGCTCATCACGGGATCGCCAACATGCCCCACGAGAGGCCGGGTCGCCCTCCACCCACCACATGCCCTCGCGCTCGAGCTGGTGGAGCGCGAGCAGCGATACAGCCAGCTCTCCAGCCAGTACCTCAGCCTCGTCTCACACCTGAGGCCCTAA
- the LOC126990128 gene encoding proline-rich protein 36-like isoform X7, with protein sequence MRLLTHGSPDLTPPPGPQGDDERGGNEEEASTGVSTSTPSPLSGARGERSSLHWGYYFHLSDRPGIHGRRPGRVNRGRERAGPPDDAPSQANGAGAGPGVESRDAVYDPSDATQPPLPPGPPPLPPLPPAPPLSPVPLLPSPPLPPLPPLPPYDPPLPPPALPSDPPTDPPFSRLSTHAELPDLYPTLPPSPLSSLADLSAAPHPHPPSERARSLARLLSLPPPSTLLPRSSTPSSVPLSSLRNPSRSDAPSSSSSSSTSSSTNPLSSDRLRSSMARLLSRHPCNYFSRSSASHSASTPCYSIRNPSHPLFNTSLDTISDDASGSRASSSSGLLGAIRGADLPPGPSARSRSALDSQIGVRVLSRHIVNIEQICIALLEINNHTREEQMLQQICLMLNDIQEQIHSLRLPEDSQVVEDLAGAFSETLPTPPKLIQEEEGGEAPVPPPDLPPRQQ encoded by the exons ATGCGACTCCTAACCCATGGGAGCCCCGACCTGACCCCGCCCCCAGGCCCCCAGGGTGATGACGAACGTGGGGGTAATGAAGAGGAGGCTAGTACTGGGGTGTCAACGTCCACCCCGTCGCCGCTATCCGGGGCACGGGGCGAACGGTCAAGCCTCCATTGGGGTTACTACTTCCATCTATCCGACCGCCCTGGGATTCACGGCAGGCGACCAGGGCGGGTCAACCGGGGCAGAGAGAGAGCGGGGCCGCCGGATGATGCCCCGAGTCAGGCGAACGGAGCGGGGGCGGGGCCGGGGGTGGAGTCCAGGGATGCTGTTTATGATCCGAGTGATGCGACACAGCCCCCTCTGCCCcccggtcctcctcctcttccacctctccctccagcccCTCCACTGTCCCCTgtacctcttctcccctcgcctccacttcctcctctcccgcctcttCCGCCCTATGATCCACCGCTGCCCCCTCCCGCTCTGCCTTCTGATCCACCCACCGATCCACCATTCTCGAGACTTTCCACCCATGCCGAGCTGCCTGATCTCTATCCTACGCTGCCGCCGTCACCGCTCAGCTCCCTAGCGGATCTCTCGGCTGCTCCACATCCACATCCACCGTCGGAACGCGCACGCTCTCTCGCAcggctcctctccctccccccgccctccacccttcttccacgttcctccaccccatcctctgtccctctctcctcgCTCCGTAATCCCTCCCGGTCCGatgccccctcctcttcctcctcctcctccacctcctcctccaccaatccACTCTCCTCCGACCGGCTCCGCTCTTCCATGGCGCGGCTTCTCTCCCGCCATCCCTGTAATTACTTCTCCAGGTCCTCCGCCTCGCACTCCGCCTCCACCCCCTGCTACTCCATCCGAAATCCATCTCATCCGCTGTTCAACACATCCCTTGACACCATTTCGGATGACGCCTCGGGATCCAGGGCGTCGTCGTCGTCGGGGCTGCTCGGGGCGATCCGCGGGGCCGACCTTCCCCCGGGGCCGTCTGCCAGGTCTCGCTCGGCCCTGGACTCGCAGATTGGGGTCCGGGTCCTCAGCAGACACATCGTTAATATAGAACAGATATGCAT tgCCCTGCTGGAGATCAACAACCACACCAGGGAGGAACAGATGCTTCAGCAGATCTGCCTCATGCTCAACGATATCCAGGAACAGATCCACTCTCTGCGGCTGCCCGAGGACTCCCAGGTGGTGGAGGACCTCGCCGGGGCCTTCTCCGAGACCCTGCCCACCCCGCCCAAGTTGATTCAG gaggaggagggaggagaggcgccCGTCCCCCCTCCCGACCTACCTCCTCGGCAACAGTGA
- the LOC126990128 gene encoding lysine-specific demethylase 6B-like isoform X4, whose protein sequence is MRLLTHGSPDLTPPPGPQGDDERGGNEEEASTGVSTSTPSPLSGARGERSSLHWGYYFHLSDRPGIHGRRPGRVNRGRERAGPPDDAPSQANGAGAGPGVESRDAVYDPSDATQPPLPPGPPPLPPLPPAPPLSPVPLLPSPPLPPLPPLPPYDPPLPPPALPSDPPTDPPFSRLSTHAELPDLYPTLPPSPLSSLADLSAAPHPHPPSERARSLARLLSLPPPSTLLPRSSTPSSVPLSSLRNPSRSDAPSSSSSSSTSSSTNPLSSDRLRSSMARLLSRHPCNYFSRSSASHSASTPCYSIRNPSHPLFNTSLDTISDDASGSRASSSSGLLGAIRGADLPPGPSARSRSALDSQIGVRVLSRHIVNIEQICIALLEINNHTREEQMLQQICLMLNDIQEQIHSLRLPEDSQVVEDLAGAFSETLPTPPKLIQEDQGASQEDGSPTPSPPPPPPPPPPPPPPAEPPRLL, encoded by the exons ATGCGACTCCTAACCCATGGGAGCCCCGACCTGACCCCGCCCCCAGGCCCCCAGGGTGATGACGAACGTGGGGGTAATGAAGAGGAGGCTAGTACTGGGGTGTCAACGTCCACCCCGTCGCCGCTATCCGGGGCACGGGGCGAACGGTCAAGCCTCCATTGGGGTTACTACTTCCATCTATCCGACCGCCCTGGGATTCACGGCAGGCGACCAGGGCGGGTCAACCGGGGCAGAGAGAGAGCGGGGCCGCCGGATGATGCCCCGAGTCAGGCGAACGGAGCGGGGGCGGGGCCGGGGGTGGAGTCCAGGGATGCTGTTTATGATCCGAGTGATGCGACACAGCCCCCTCTGCCCcccggtcctcctcctcttccacctctccctccagcccCTCCACTGTCCCCTgtacctcttctcccctcgcctccacttcctcctctcccgcctcttCCGCCCTATGATCCACCGCTGCCCCCTCCCGCTCTGCCTTCTGATCCACCCACCGATCCACCATTCTCGAGACTTTCCACCCATGCCGAGCTGCCTGATCTCTATCCTACGCTGCCGCCGTCACCGCTCAGCTCCCTAGCGGATCTCTCGGCTGCTCCACATCCACATCCACCGTCGGAACGCGCACGCTCTCTCGCAcggctcctctccctccccccgccctccacccttcttccacgttcctccaccccatcctctgtccctctctcctcgCTCCGTAATCCCTCCCGGTCCGatgccccctcctcttcctcctcctcctccacctcctcctccaccaatccACTCTCCTCCGACCGGCTCCGCTCTTCCATGGCGCGGCTTCTCTCCCGCCATCCCTGTAATTACTTCTCCAGGTCCTCCGCCTCGCACTCCGCCTCCACCCCCTGCTACTCCATCCGAAATCCATCTCATCCGCTGTTCAACACATCCCTTGACACCATTTCGGATGACGCCTCGGGATCCAGGGCGTCGTCGTCGTCGGGGCTGCTCGGGGCGATCCGCGGGGCCGACCTTCCCCCGGGGCCGTCTGCCAGGTCTCGCTCGGCCCTGGACTCGCAGATTGGGGTCCGGGTCCTCAGCAGACACATCGTTAATATAGAACAGATATGCAT tgCCCTGCTGGAGATCAACAACCACACCAGGGAGGAACAGATGCTTCAGCAGATCTGCCTCATGCTCAACGATATCCAGGAACAGATCCACTCTCTGCGGCTGCCCGAGGACTCCCAGGTGGTGGAGGACCTCGCCGGGGCCTTCTCCGAGACCCTGCCCACCCCGCCCAAGTTGATTCAG GAGGATCAAGGAGCCAGCCAGGAGGACGGATCACcaactccatctcctccacctccacctccacctccgcctccaccaccaccaccagcagaaccaccca